One Bacillota bacterium genomic region harbors:
- a CDS encoding FAD-dependent oxidoreductase produces MGKRIVVIGGAACGPKAAARSRRRDPEAEITIVEQGGQVSVGRCGLPYYVGGRVREIKELCSTPAGVVRDPAFFEAVKNIRVLVQTRAEKIDRENRLVHTTHIPTGKHDTLPYDKLVLSTGSRPIRPGIPGIELQNVHTLWSLEDAARIREAASSGKTRRIVVVGAGLIGLETTEVLLEADFPQRKPEVTLIEAMPHIAPGFLDEEMAALVVKHLETKGLSVRAGEMVESLEGDDSGSVRRVITSRGAYPADLVIMAVGVRPNVDLAREAGLAIGRTGAIAVNQHLETSDPDIYAGGDCVENINMVNGKPVYTPQGSVANRHGRVIGNNLTGMRDYFPGVLGTVIFKIFDFTVGRTGLSEFQAYDSGYQTATVIVSGADHAHFYPESGSVIIKLIVHIPTRRILGAQLVGEGDVNKRLDALAVATSMQATVDQLAEFDLAYAPPYNTAMDVLHHAANTMRNKLAGIAKTCTPAELKSQLANGNGVMILDVRTPAERRERPSPYEGAVHIPLGSLRTNLDNLPAEKTIISFCQASMRAWEAQRILESKGFTNVRFLEGGLAAWPY; encoded by the coding sequence ATGGGAAAACGTATAGTGGTTATCGGCGGTGCGGCCTGCGGCCCAAAAGCCGCTGCCCGCTCTCGCCGCAGGGACCCGGAAGCCGAAATCACCATCGTTGAACAGGGCGGGCAGGTTTCCGTAGGGCGATGCGGTCTGCCGTATTATGTCGGTGGAAGGGTTCGGGAAATAAAGGAGCTTTGTTCGACCCCCGCCGGGGTCGTACGGGATCCCGCGTTTTTTGAAGCGGTTAAAAATATACGCGTGCTGGTTCAAACGCGGGCGGAAAAGATAGACCGAGAAAACAGACTGGTCCATACAACCCATATACCGACAGGGAAACATGACACGCTTCCTTACGACAAGCTGGTTTTATCCACCGGGTCACGTCCGATACGCCCCGGAATTCCCGGTATTGAGCTTCAAAACGTCCACACCCTGTGGTCCCTCGAGGACGCGGCGCGCATCCGTGAAGCGGCTTCATCCGGGAAAACACGCCGCATCGTTGTTGTAGGCGCCGGATTGATCGGCCTTGAGACCACCGAGGTGCTTCTTGAAGCCGATTTCCCTCAACGCAAACCGGAAGTGACCCTGATCGAGGCCATGCCGCACATCGCCCCCGGCTTTCTGGACGAAGAAATGGCCGCTCTCGTCGTAAAGCATCTTGAAACAAAAGGTCTGTCCGTACGTGCCGGAGAAATGGTAGAAAGTCTGGAAGGAGACGATTCCGGTTCCGTTCGTCGGGTGATTACCTCGCGAGGAGCTTATCCCGCCGACCTGGTGATCATGGCCGTAGGGGTGCGGCCTAACGTCGATCTGGCACGCGAGGCCGGGCTCGCCATAGGAAGAACCGGCGCCATCGCGGTAAATCAACATCTTGAAACAAGCGATCCCGACATTTACGCCGGCGGCGATTGCGTGGAAAACATAAACATGGTCAACGGCAAGCCTGTTTACACACCGCAAGGTTCCGTCGCCAATCGTCACGGCCGGGTGATCGGCAATAACCTTACCGGCATGCGGGATTATTTTCCCGGGGTCCTGGGAACGGTAATTTTCAAGATCTTTGATTTCACGGTAGGGCGGACCGGACTTAGCGAGTTTCAGGCCTATGACTCCGGCTACCAGACCGCAACGGTCATTGTTTCAGGAGCGGACCATGCCCATTTCTACCCTGAATCGGGCTCTGTTATTATTAAACTCATCGTCCATATACCCACGCGAAGGATTCTCGGCGCTCAACTCGTCGGCGAAGGAGACGTAAACAAGCGCCTCGACGCTCTGGCCGTGGCGACCTCCATGCAGGCAACGGTGGATCAGCTTGCCGAGTTTGACCTGGCGTACGCCCCCCCGTACAACACGGCCATGGACGTCCTGCACCACGCCGCCAACACAATGCGCAATAAACTGGCGGGTATCGCTAAAACCTGTACGCCCGCTGAACTGAAGAGCCAGCTTGCAAACGGAAACGGTGTGATGATACTGGACGTGCGTACACCCGCGGAAAGACGGGAAAGACCGTCTCCGTATGAGGGTGCGGTACACATCCCCCTGGGCAGTTTGCGGACGAACCTGGACAACCTCCCCGCTGAAAAAACCATTATATCTTTCTGTCAGGCAAGTATGCGCGCCTGGGAGGCGCAAAGGATTTTGGAATCCAAGGGTTTTACGAACGTGCGTTTCCTCGAAGGGGGACTGGCGGCCTGGCCGTACTAA
- a CDS encoding SurA N-terminal domain-containing protein — protein sequence MEQVGVTKEIPVRNEGGGRDRFQMVIGIVCGFVAAAILTYLMSWYTYEGKVVAKVNGKAIRYNEFHQALEETNGTEALDFLVQKRLIDEEAAKRGVTIKESEINTELKNMMGTSMTEKDLDAFLKERHLTREDLNERIRMQLLIQKLAGEVKAGDKELRSFYEQYKDSQYNNEPYDKVKDQVKKDYESVMSSQLIPQTVQNLKQKAKITYYW from the coding sequence ATGGAACAAGTTGGCGTGACGAAAGAGATTCCTGTGAGGAATGAAGGCGGCGGCAGAGACAGGTTCCAGATGGTAATCGGTATAGTATGTGGTTTTGTCGCCGCCGCGATCCTTACCTATTTGATGTCGTGGTATACCTACGAGGGGAAAGTGGTGGCGAAGGTTAACGGTAAAGCGATTCGGTACAACGAATTTCATCAGGCCCTGGAAGAGACAAACGGCACCGAAGCACTTGATTTCCTGGTTCAGAAAAGGCTGATCGATGAAGAGGCTGCTAAAAGGGGTGTTACGATTAAGGAAAGCGAAATAAATACCGAACTCAAGAACATGATGGGTACCTCGATGACGGAAAAGGATTTGGATGCTTTTCTGAAAGAAAGACATCTGACCAGAGAGGATTTGAATGAAAGGATTCGGATGCAGCTCCTGATACAAAAGCTGGCGGGAGAGGTGAAGGCGGGGGACAAGGAACTGCGGAGTTTCTACGAGCAGTACAAGGATTCGCAGTACAACAACGAACCCTACGATAAGGTGAAGGACCAGGTTAAAAAGGACTATGAATCCGTTATGAGCTCGCAATTGATTCCCCAAACCGTGCAGAACCTGAAACAAAAGGCGAAGATAACCTACTACTGGTAG
- a CDS encoding DUF169 domain-containing protein → MESKIAALIQFRYGPVALLWADEKPAGALQFKEGGWGCIMWLFANAAKGRTVVFDRRTFGCLGGGTGLGFGNQYLNWPGGIELFCYFLSTGAAQLGVTREMIKSQREQSVQNILYGERYVKSPELVKKFIEYMPITDIPAKYVVMKPLKDVAPGKETPVSIIFLANPDQISALTVLANYARESVESVIMPFGAGCHSIGIFAYRETESEKPRAVMGLMDLSARENVRKRLGKDLFTFTVPLKMFQEMESNVEESFLGKEMWQEFLAD, encoded by the coding sequence GTGGAAAGTAAGATTGCCGCCCTTATCCAATTCCGGTACGGCCCGGTGGCCCTGCTTTGGGCTGATGAGAAGCCGGCAGGCGCGCTGCAGTTCAAGGAAGGCGGCTGGGGTTGCATCATGTGGCTGTTTGCCAACGCCGCCAAAGGGCGAACGGTGGTTTTTGACCGCCGGACCTTCGGCTGCCTGGGGGGGGGAACGGGTTTGGGGTTCGGGAACCAGTACCTAAACTGGCCCGGGGGGATCGAACTCTTTTGTTATTTCCTTTCAACGGGGGCCGCACAACTCGGGGTAACCCGGGAGATGATTAAATCACAGAGGGAACAGTCCGTGCAGAACATCCTGTACGGAGAAAGGTACGTCAAATCACCGGAATTAGTTAAGAAATTCATAGAATATATGCCGATTACCGACATCCCGGCGAAGTACGTCGTCATGAAACCGCTCAAAGATGTCGCTCCGGGCAAAGAGACCCCGGTCTCCATAATATTTCTTGCCAATCCCGACCAGATCTCCGCTCTGACCGTGCTGGCGAATTACGCGCGAGAAAGCGTAGAAAGTGTTATAATGCCTTTTGGCGCAGGGTGCCACAGCATAGGTATCTTCGCGTACAGGGAAACAGAATCGGAAAAACCGAGAGCGGTCATGGGACTGATGGACCTGTCGGCGCGCGAAAACGTTAGGAAAAGACTCGGCAAGGACCTGTTCACCTTCACCGTGCCTTTAAAGATGTTTCAGGAAATGGAGAGCAACGTCGAAGAAAGTTTCCTGGGAAAGGAGATGTGGCAGGAGTTTTTGGCGGATTAA
- a CDS encoding putative glycoside hydrolase, translated as MRRPVVFYSLGLVIILTLVVIFSFDQCRQLFVGHTGKSQITNNTKPRPPGSAAAAAKPTLEELQNDARAANANELGYVPILLYHQISKQEGRWARTPDNFRKDLAELYERGYVLISLSDFLSGKISIPAGKSPAVITFDDSTPGEFRLIQKGEELTVDPNCAVGILRDFGQRHPDFGNAATFFINANPFGGETGQGKYWKKKLQMLVEWGFEIGNHTMSHAYLKNLTPQKARVEIAGLQKLIQQAVPGYKPASFAIVQDGVPNPYETVVQGTYDGITYHHKGVLLWAWSASRPPFHKDFDPLRIQRIQVFQDHGLSSLTTWLDRIEPTRFISDGNVGTIAMPQSWKDSLKAGAPGRQVLYEPENKTDKTPAREQQAFNAKGVHVTAIWASSRTRWEGIIDLIKKSGYNAVELDIKDEDGSIGYLSNVPLSREIGAAHDYLPIKDMLKELKDQGIYSIGRCVVMKDPTLAKKRPEYMVRTASGYPLAGGLWVNPCSQAVQDYNIALAKEAYELGFDEVQFDYIRFPEGQGVKTVSYPGMGNQERTDVIAGFLNHARREIGWDKWLSAAIFGFMGYAKDDQRIGQRPERLAPFLDFMSPMAYPSHYSPGNYGFSNPNAHPAEVVNGTLADFEKLIDTSGCRLRPWLQAFTMGSPPYGTAEIKAQTRVTEKRDIHTWLLWNAGCVYHQDAMQR; from the coding sequence GTGCGCAGACCTGTTGTTTTCTATTCCCTCGGACTCGTTATTATTTTGACCCTTGTTGTTATCTTTTCGTTTGACCAATGCCGCCAGCTTTTCGTAGGGCACACGGGAAAATCCCAGATTACTAATAACACCAAACCAAGGCCTCCGGGAAGCGCCGCAGCCGCCGCGAAACCAACCTTGGAGGAGCTTCAGAACGATGCACGCGCCGCAAACGCCAACGAACTCGGTTACGTACCCATTCTGCTTTATCATCAGATCAGCAAGCAGGAAGGGCGGTGGGCGCGCACCCCGGACAACTTCCGCAAGGACCTGGCCGAATTGTACGAACGGGGGTATGTTTTGATTTCACTCAGCGATTTTTTATCAGGTAAGATCAGTATCCCGGCGGGGAAATCACCGGCGGTGATAACCTTCGACGATAGCACCCCGGGAGAGTTCCGGCTCATTCAAAAGGGCGAGGAACTTACGGTGGATCCCAACTGTGCTGTAGGGATACTGCGTGATTTCGGTCAGCGCCACCCCGACTTCGGCAACGCCGCCACCTTTTTTATCAACGCCAACCCTTTCGGCGGCGAAACCGGGCAAGGGAAATACTGGAAGAAAAAGCTTCAGATGCTGGTTGAATGGGGCTTCGAAATCGGCAACCATACAATGAGCCACGCTTACTTAAAGAACCTCACGCCGCAAAAGGCGCGGGTCGAAATCGCGGGTCTGCAGAAACTGATCCAGCAGGCGGTGCCGGGTTATAAGCCCGCTTCCTTCGCCATAGTCCAGGACGGCGTGCCGAACCCTTATGAAACCGTTGTCCAGGGAACATATGACGGGATCACCTACCATCATAAAGGAGTGCTGTTGTGGGCCTGGAGCGCCTCCCGGCCGCCGTTTCACAAGGATTTCGACCCGCTGCGCATTCAGCGGATCCAGGTTTTCCAGGACCACGGCCTGAGTTCGCTCACCACGTGGCTGGACCGGATCGAACCGACGCGCTTCATCAGCGACGGCAACGTTGGGACAATCGCCATGCCTCAATCCTGGAAGGATTCCCTAAAGGCCGGTGCGCCGGGCCGGCAGGTGCTTTACGAACCCGAAAATAAAACCGACAAAACCCCGGCGCGTGAGCAGCAGGCCTTTAACGCTAAAGGCGTACACGTCACCGCCATTTGGGCGTCCTCCCGTACCCGCTGGGAGGGTATAATCGATCTTATTAAAAAGAGCGGGTACAATGCCGTCGAACTTGATATCAAGGATGAAGACGGCAGTATAGGCTACCTTTCCAATGTTCCCTTAAGCAGGGAGATCGGGGCGGCCCACGACTATCTCCCTATTAAGGACATGTTAAAAGAACTTAAGGATCAGGGTATATACAGCATAGGACGCTGCGTAGTCATGAAAGACCCGACACTCGCTAAAAAACGTCCGGAGTACATGGTACGCACCGCCAGCGGGTACCCCCTAGCCGGAGGGCTGTGGGTAAACCCTTGTTCCCAAGCGGTTCAGGATTACAACATCGCCCTTGCCAAAGAGGCATACGAACTTGGTTTCGACGAGGTCCAGTTCGATTATATCCGTTTCCCGGAAGGACAGGGCGTTAAGACGGTAAGTTATCCCGGCATGGGAAATCAGGAACGCACCGACGTCATCGCCGGTTTCCTCAACCACGCGCGCCGGGAAATCGGCTGGGATAAGTGGCTTTCCGCAGCCATATTCGGCTTCATGGGATACGCCAAAGACGATCAGCGCATAGGCCAGCGGCCGGAACGCCTGGCTCCTTTTCTGGACTTCATGTCGCCGATGGCCTATCCTTCACATTACAGCCCGGGAAACTACGGTTTTTCTAATCCCAACGCCCACCCAGCGGAAGTGGTGAACGGCACTCTGGCGGACTTCGAAAAACTTATCGACACCAGCGGCTGCCGGCTGCGCCCCTGGCTTCAGGCTTTCACCATGGGGTCCCCTCCGTACGGAACCGCCGAGATAAAAGCGCAGACAAGAGTGACTGAAAAGCGGGATATCCATACCTGGCTGCTCTGGAACGCAGGTTGTGTTTATCACCAGGACGCTATGCAACGTTGA
- a CDS encoding metallophosphoesterase family protein, which produces MHNKLLRAIFQLITASIGALIFIWFLGTANYQINGFEVRGALRPAMCGRTVVELPPLGSFSAKTHAAPVECRVTLLRVEEKTVIAHLKNLNLSSIWSRIENDANRALRAFIVRQLLLGILGALFFTRLFFRTPWRKIWQPAAAGFVITVSWLAPAFFTFHTDAFKHPAYSGMIGAAPRIMALSEDLVSGFEKFKAGTPEVVANLQALFNRADGLNGLSDVGGGKRLLLISDIHNNPVGQAFARELADRFAVDAVLDAGDLTDFGSPLELNIVKGLSENRVPYIFASGNHDSPAVTEFLNSLAGVSVLKGGLVNVAGLSIIGFPDPSAYRPTADAASPDAEEAEIHVQAEALVQVLRNNQHVDLLLVHNPSMARRFMGQVPLVVCGHTHVPDVEGDRSSLLLNPGTTGAAGIRGLQHGKEVPYTAMVLYLDTAKRPSAVDIITYGPREGNFRVERRVVPEPIPSR; this is translated from the coding sequence TTGCATAACAAGCTGTTGCGCGCAATCTTCCAGCTCATAACGGCCTCGATCGGAGCCCTAATCTTTATCTGGTTTTTGGGAACGGCAAACTACCAGATAAACGGATTTGAGGTGCGGGGAGCGTTGCGCCCGGCGATGTGCGGGCGGACGGTGGTTGAACTGCCGCCGCTCGGTTCGTTCTCCGCAAAGACACATGCCGCTCCGGTTGAGTGCCGCGTCACACTCCTCCGGGTCGAGGAAAAAACGGTTATCGCGCACCTTAAAAACCTTAACCTCAGTTCGATCTGGAGCCGGATCGAAAATGACGCAAACCGGGCGTTGCGTGCATTTATAGTTAGGCAGTTATTGCTGGGGATACTGGGAGCGTTGTTTTTCACCCGGTTGTTTTTCCGCACGCCCTGGCGTAAAATCTGGCAGCCCGCCGCAGCGGGGTTTGTGATTACCGTGTCGTGGTTGGCGCCTGCCTTCTTCACCTTTCACACCGACGCCTTCAAACACCCGGCTTACAGCGGCATGATCGGCGCCGCCCCCCGTATTATGGCCCTTAGTGAAGACCTCGTCAGCGGTTTTGAAAAATTCAAGGCCGGCACCCCGGAGGTGGTTGCCAATCTGCAGGCGTTATTCAACCGTGCCGACGGGCTGAACGGTCTTTCCGACGTCGGCGGGGGCAAAAGGCTGCTCTTGATATCGGATATCCATAATAACCCCGTAGGCCAGGCCTTTGCCCGCGAACTCGCGGACCGGTTTGCCGTCGACGCAGTGCTTGACGCCGGGGATTTGACCGACTTCGGCTCTCCCCTTGAACTGAATATCGTTAAGGGTTTAAGTGAAAACCGGGTGCCTTATATCTTTGCATCCGGCAACCACGACTCGCCCGCGGTTACGGAATTCCTGAACTCCCTGGCGGGGGTGAGCGTACTGAAAGGCGGGCTGGTCAACGTGGCGGGTCTTTCCATAATCGGCTTCCCCGACCCCTCAGCTTACCGTCCTACAGCCGACGCCGCCTCGCCGGACGCGGAGGAAGCCGAAATCCACGTCCAGGCGGAAGCGCTGGTGCAGGTCCTCCGGAACAATCAGCACGTGGACCTTCTGCTTGTCCACAATCCGAGCATGGCCCGCCGGTTTATGGGACAGGTCCCGCTCGTTGTCTGCGGGCACACCCACGTACCCGACGTGGAGGGTGACAGGTCGTCGCTGCTTCTTAATCCCGGCACCACCGGCGCGGCGGGAATCAGAGGTCTGCAACACGGTAAAGAGGTCCCCTACACCGCTATGGTACTGTACCTTGACACCGCCAAGCGTCCTTCCGCCGTTGACATCATCACGTACGGGCCCCGGGAAGGCAACTTCCGCGTGGAACGCCGGGTCGTACCCGAGCCGATACCTTCGCGGTGA
- a CDS encoding cation:proton antiporter — protein MTTHSLELFLILLALSIGVTALAKKADKPYPIALVLIGAVIGLAPVAGVFDELRDFFVSDEVFRTAIIAIFLPALLGEASLKLSFTSVNKNRAAIALLAVIGTFIAYLATGLLSMLFLGMTLQTALVFGALMAATDPVSVITVFKNLGVNRRLAVIIEGESLMNDGIAVVLFKLSVFSLAAIAAMGPWGAAAGPAMFIKVTAGGLVIGGSLGFIFSEIGRFFDDYPLENAFSVVLFYGSYFAAEYLGVSGVIAVVTAGLVLGNYGRTVGMTPTTRLSISVFWDTITLVANSLVFILVGLEVARIDMARHMNLIPVSILIVLVGRSSAVYLSTAVVKLPWSWKHILNWGGLKGSLSLALALSLPAGFSGRETLIALTFGVVFFSLIAQGLTIGPFIRLLGLQKTVKGLREYENLSFELQQALAAISELRRIQNRGQISPPVFSELEAKLTARVSTVNRELDELYAQHPGLLQEQLLNARRKLLYAEHQAIEKLLGEGILSTETGNLKKHLVIERMEELDNTKL, from the coding sequence ATGACTACCCACAGTCTTGAGCTATTCCTAATTCTCCTCGCTTTATCCATCGGCGTCACCGCCCTTGCGAAAAAAGCCGATAAACCTTACCCCATAGCCCTGGTGTTAATAGGCGCAGTTATAGGGCTCGCGCCGGTAGCAGGCGTATTTGACGAATTAAGAGATTTTTTCGTCTCGGACGAGGTTTTCCGTACAGCGATCATAGCCATCTTTCTACCGGCGTTGCTCGGTGAAGCCTCGTTAAAACTCTCCTTTACTTCGGTGAATAAAAACCGCGCCGCGATAGCTTTACTGGCCGTCATAGGTACGTTTATCGCCTATCTGGCCACGGGTCTGTTGTCTATGTTGTTTCTGGGCATGACTCTTCAAACGGCTCTTGTTTTTGGGGCGTTGATGGCCGCAACCGACCCCGTCAGCGTTATAACCGTGTTTAAAAACCTGGGGGTGAACCGCCGCCTGGCCGTTATCATCGAGGGAGAAAGCCTGATGAACGACGGCATAGCCGTGGTCCTCTTCAAACTGTCGGTTTTCTCCCTGGCCGCTATTGCCGCCATGGGCCCGTGGGGCGCCGCAGCCGGCCCGGCTATGTTTATCAAGGTAACAGCGGGAGGGTTGGTCATAGGAGGATCGCTCGGCTTCATATTCTCCGAGATCGGTCGTTTCTTCGATGACTACCCGTTGGAAAACGCCTTCTCCGTCGTGCTTTTTTACGGCTCTTACTTCGCCGCAGAGTATTTGGGAGTATCGGGCGTGATCGCGGTGGTGACCGCCGGTCTGGTGTTGGGCAACTACGGCCGGACAGTCGGCATGACCCCCACTACGAGGCTAAGCATATCGGTGTTCTGGGACACGATAACCCTCGTGGCGAACTCGCTCGTATTCATTTTAGTGGGGCTGGAAGTGGCCCGCATCGACATGGCCCGTCACATGAACCTGATCCCGGTTTCCATCCTTATTGTATTGGTCGGGCGCAGCAGCGCCGTATACCTTTCCACAGCCGTAGTCAAACTGCCGTGGTCGTGGAAGCACATTCTGAACTGGGGCGGTTTGAAAGGGTCATTATCCCTTGCACTCGCTCTGAGCCTTCCTGCCGGTTTTTCCGGAAGGGAAACGTTGATCGCCCTGACCTTCGGCGTTGTGTTTTTTTCACTTATAGCGCAGGGTCTGACCATAGGGCCGTTTATCCGTCTGCTTGGACTGCAGAAGACCGTGAAGGGCTTAAGAGAGTATGAAAACCTGTCGTTTGAGCTACAGCAGGCCCTGGCCGCCATCAGTGAACTCAGACGTATACAAAACCGGGGGCAGATTTCCCCGCCGGTCTTCAGCGAGCTTGAAGCAAAACTTACCGCTCGTGTTTCCACAGTGAACCGGGAATTGGACGAACTGTACGCACAACATCCCGGACTGCTTCAGGAGCAACTACTCAATGCCCGAAGGAAGCTCCTGTACGCCGAGCACCAGGCGATTGAAAAGCTGCTTGGCGAAGGCATCTTAAGCACCGAAACAGGCAACCTAAAGAAACACCTTGTTATCGAAAGGATGGAGGAACTGGATAATACGAAGCTATAA
- a CDS encoding HD domain-containing phosphohydrolase: protein MKKNGDKTKAQLLDDISELRRRVAELEQAEKALTENEQKFRSIVQNSGDGIALVNELGNVIEWNPGLEQITGYSRAEVYGRPIYEVEFLLMEEEKKTPAVYEELKALTLEFHKTGYAAKSGKFHERYIRSRSGKRVAIQTLVTSLKTDKGYMNCSVIRDITERKLLEKSFREAGSRLKTIMDSIQSGVLVIDAETHRITGVNRIGQEMVGLPEENIIGSVCQQFICPSGEGGCPITDQGQSEDHSERVLIRANGEHVPIIKTVVPVQLDGRRCLVESFVDITKYKMVEDQLRNAKALLEGVLDAIPDAVGIQDPEHRIIRLNQAGFRLLGLTPEQVKGKRCYELIGRTDRCRPCATERAWRTKQLERVEKYVPELGLYLDCRSNPILDENGEVQMVVEQFYDVTERRRMEEQLRNLSLYDPLTGLYNRTYFEEEMRRVEGSRVIPTGIILCDVDGLKLVNDTLGHDAGDALLVAAATAIKKSFRQGDMIARIGGDEFAVLLLNNNRASVESACQRIRDSVADYNADNPEIVLSISVGFAVSGDPNKNMGDLFKEADNNMYREKLHRSRSARSAIVQTLMKTLEAKDFITEGHVERLQHLVASLAVDIGIPEYAVSDLRLLALFHDIGKVGVSDRILLKPGPLTSEERAEMQRHCEIGHRIAQSIPDLPPIADWILKHHEWWNGQGYPLGLKEEEIPLECRMLSIADAYDAMTKDRPYRKAISHEEALAELKRCAGTQFDPWLVERFLKLFRPKED, encoded by the coding sequence ATGAAAAAGAACGGGGATAAAACCAAAGCCCAGCTGCTGGATGATATATCTGAATTGCGGCGGCGGGTTGCCGAACTCGAACAGGCGGAAAAGGCGCTTACAGAGAACGAGCAAAAGTTTCGGAGCATTGTGCAAAACTCGGGAGATGGCATTGCTCTGGTTAACGAGCTCGGTAATGTAATAGAATGGAACCCCGGATTGGAACAGATTACAGGTTACAGTCGAGCCGAAGTGTACGGCCGACCCATTTACGAGGTCGAGTTTCTCTTGATGGAGGAAGAGAAAAAAACCCCCGCGGTTTATGAGGAACTTAAGGCGTTGACCCTTGAGTTCCATAAAACCGGGTATGCGGCCAAATCAGGAAAGTTTCACGAGCGATACATCCGCAGCCGTTCCGGGAAGCGGGTCGCCATTCAGACACTGGTCACCTCTCTGAAGACCGATAAGGGATACATGAACTGCAGCGTCATCCGCGATATAACCGAACGCAAACTCCTTGAGAAGAGCTTCAGGGAAGCCGGGAGCAGACTCAAGACCATTATGGATTCGATTCAAAGCGGTGTTCTTGTTATTGACGCAGAGACCCATCGTATAACCGGCGTCAACCGAATCGGTCAGGAAATGGTGGGCCTTCCCGAAGAGAATATTATCGGTTCCGTCTGCCAGCAGTTTATATGCCCTTCGGGGGAGGGAGGGTGCCCTATTACGGATCAAGGTCAGAGTGAGGATCATTCCGAACGGGTGTTGATAAGGGCGAACGGGGAGCATGTGCCCATCATAAAGACCGTTGTTCCGGTTCAGCTGGACGGTCGGAGATGTTTGGTCGAAAGCTTCGTCGATATCACGAAGTACAAAATGGTAGAGGACCAGTTAAGAAACGCTAAAGCTCTCCTCGAGGGTGTCCTTGATGCCATACCCGACGCGGTTGGCATTCAGGATCCCGAGCACCGGATCATCAGGCTGAACCAGGCGGGTTTCCGACTGCTCGGGCTGACACCGGAGCAGGTCAAGGGCAAGCGGTGTTACGAACTGATCGGAAGAACGGACCGGTGCCGGCCGTGTGCCACGGAAAGAGCCTGGCGGACGAAGCAGCTGGAGCGCGTGGAGAAATACGTTCCCGAACTTGGTTTATACTTGGACTGCCGGAGCAACCCCATACTGGATGAAAACGGCGAAGTCCAGATGGTGGTCGAGCAGTTTTATGACGTTACGGAGCGCAGAAGGATGGAGGAGCAGCTCAGGAACCTGAGTCTTTATGATCCTCTTACCGGGCTTTATAACCGCACCTATTTTGAGGAGGAGATGCGCCGTGTCGAAGGGAGCCGCGTTATTCCCACGGGCATAATCCTTTGCGACGTCGACGGGCTCAAACTTGTTAATGACACCCTTGGACATGATGCCGGCGACGCCCTGCTCGTGGCCGCGGCCACTGCCATTAAGAAATCCTTCCGGCAGGGGGACATGATAGCCAGGATTGGGGGCGACGAGTTTGCGGTGTTGCTTTTGAATAATAACCGAGCCTCCGTTGAAAGCGCGTGCCAGAGGATCCGTGACAGCGTGGCGGATTATAACGCGGACAACCCTGAGATTGTTTTGAGCATTTCCGTCGGCTTCGCTGTCAGCGGCGATCCCAATAAGAACATGGGCGATCTCTTTAAGGAAGCCGACAACAATATGTACCGCGAAAAGCTGCACCGCAGCCGAAGCGCACGCAGCGCAATCGTGCAGACATTGATGAAGACGCTTGAGGCCAAGGACTTTATCACCGAAGGTCACGTGGAACGTCTGCAGCACTTGGTGGCAAGTCTGGCCGTTGATATCGGTATTCCGGAGTATGCGGTGAGCGATCTGCGGCTTCTCGCACTTTTCCACGATATCGGGAAGGTAGGGGTGTCCGACCGGATTCTTCTGAAGCCCGGTCCCTTAACGTCCGAAGAACGTGCCGAGATGCAGCGGCACTGTGAGATCGGGCACCGTATCGCGCAGTCGATACCCGATCTGCCGCCTATAGCCGACTGGATACTGAAACACCACGAGTGGTGGAACGGCCAGGGATATCCCCTGGGGCTGAAGGAGGAAGAGATTCCTTTGGAGTGCCGTATGCTCTCCATTGCGGACGCCTACGACGCCATGACCAAAGACCGTCCTTACCGTAAAGCGATTTCTCACGAAGAGGCCTTGGCCGAGTTGAAAAGGTGTGCCGGGACTCAATTCGACCCTTGGCTGGTGGAAAGGTTCCTTAAACTGTTTAGACCAAAAGAAGACTGA